Proteins from one Bos taurus isolate L1 Dominette 01449 registration number 42190680 breed Hereford chromosome 7, ARS-UCD2.0, whole genome shotgun sequence genomic window:
- the YJEFN3 gene encoding yjeF N-terminal domain-containing protein 3 isoform X1 has product MAVRSAFAASPDWRTHSGREARGRPLCPRMRLKGWGSGGCLRHTDRLRHEQHGWPGSSGGARRAVFPQVFPLPALPRKQRTALVVCGPEQNGAVGLACARHLRVFEYEPTIFYPTRSPDPLHRDLTTQCEKMDIPFLSYLPTEVQLINNAYRLVVDAVLGPGVEPAEVGGPCTRALATLKLLSIPLVSLDIPSGWDPETGGDAEDGLRPDVLVSLAAPKRCAGRFSGRHHFVAGRFVPDDVRRKFALRLPGYTGTDCVAAL; this is encoded by the exons ATGGCCGTGCGCAGCGCCTTCGCGGCGTCTCCTGATTGGCGGACACACAGTGGGCGGGAGGCGAGGGGACGCCCCCTCTGCCCAAGGATGCGTTTAAAAGGCTGGGGCAGTGGTGGCTGCCTGCGGCACACAGATCGCCTCCGCCATGAGCAGCACGGATGGCCCGGATCTAGCGGAGGCGCCCGAAGAGCGGTGTTTCCTCAG GTGTTCCCTCTGCCCGCTCTCCCCCGGAAGCAGAGGACGGCGCTGGTCGTGTGCGGCCCAGAGCAGAATGGAGCGGTGGGGCTGGCGTGCGCCCGGCACCTGCGCGTGTTC GAGTACGAACCCACCATCTTCTACCCCACGCGCTCGCCAGACCCACTGCACCGGGACCTGACTACTCAGTGTGAGAAGATGGACATCCCCTTCCTGTCCTATCTGCCCACAGAG GTCCAGCTCATCAACAACGCCTACAGGCTGGTGGTGGACGCTGTGCTGGGGCCTGGTGTGGAGCCGGCCGAGGTCGGGGGTCCCTGCACACGCGCGCTGGCCACGCTCAAGCTACTGTCCATCCCCCTCGTGAGCCTGGACATCCCCTCAG GCTGGGACCCAGAGACTGGCGGCGACGCCGAGGACGGGCTACGACCCGACGTGCTCGTATCGCTGGCGGCGCCCAAGCGCTGCGCCGGCCGCTTCTCTGGGCGCCACCACTTCGTGGCGGGCAGGTTCGTGCCCGACGACGTGCGCCGAAAGTTCGCTCTGCGCCTGCCGGGGTACACGGGCACCGACTGCGTCGCGGCGCTCTAA
- the YJEFN3 gene encoding yjeF N-terminal domain-containing protein 3 isoform X2 codes for MSSTDGPDLAEAPEERCFLSTAEAAALERELLEDYRFGRQQLVEWCGHASAVAVTKVFPLPALPRKQRTALVVCGPEQNGAVGLACARHLRVFEYEPTIFYPTRSPDPLHRDLTTQCEKMDIPFLSYLPTEVQLINNAYRLVVDAVLGPGVEPAEVGGPCTRALATLKLLSIPLVSLDIPSGWDPETGGDAEDGLRPDVLVSLAAPKRCAGRFSGRHHFVAGRFVPDDVRRKFALRLPGYTGTDCVAAL; via the exons ATGAGCAGCACGGATGGCCCGGATCTAGCGGAGGCGCCCGAAGAGCGGTGTTTCCTCAG CACCGCGGAGGCAGCGGCCCTGGAGCGGGAGCTGCTGGAGGATTATCGCTTTGGGCGGCAGCAGCTGGTGGAGTGGTGTGGCCATGCTAGTGCCGTGGCTGTGACCAAG GTGTTCCCTCTGCCCGCTCTCCCCCGGAAGCAGAGGACGGCGCTGGTCGTGTGCGGCCCAGAGCAGAATGGAGCGGTGGGGCTGGCGTGCGCCCGGCACCTGCGCGTGTTC GAGTACGAACCCACCATCTTCTACCCCACGCGCTCGCCAGACCCACTGCACCGGGACCTGACTACTCAGTGTGAGAAGATGGACATCCCCTTCCTGTCCTATCTGCCCACAGAG GTCCAGCTCATCAACAACGCCTACAGGCTGGTGGTGGACGCTGTGCTGGGGCCTGGTGTGGAGCCGGCCGAGGTCGGGGGTCCCTGCACACGCGCGCTGGCCACGCTCAAGCTACTGTCCATCCCCCTCGTGAGCCTGGACATCCCCTCAG GCTGGGACCCAGAGACTGGCGGCGACGCCGAGGACGGGCTACGACCCGACGTGCTCGTATCGCTGGCGGCGCCCAAGCGCTGCGCCGGCCGCTTCTCTGGGCGCCACCACTTCGTGGCGGGCAGGTTCGTGCCCGACGACGTGCGCCGAAAGTTCGCTCTGCGCCTGCCGGGGTACACGGGCACCGACTGCGTCGCGGCGCTCTAA